A window of Cryptomeria japonica chromosome 3, Sugi_1.0, whole genome shotgun sequence contains these coding sequences:
- the LOC131031025 gene encoding pentatricopeptide repeat-containing protein At4g02750 isoform X1, with amino-acid sequence MEQRRPARSYNTRRPARSYNPRRPARKYTTRRPARKYFTIGIGLKACSGIEAAEKGEQTLARDVKIGLEGEVFITSAVADMHANRGKRKDVRNLFEKMPQCVEVPWKSHRDVGFVCLKKGEVKRMNGHPLALTRACSISAASEQVYIGYAYFTSMDGDYGVTPRINYCNCMVGLLSWAGQLTDAETLIKEMPFSLDIVVWPTLPGACTILGNPEFGAPMAQHIFELDPQADISFGMLSSNYVGFSILDEVAEVRKLINDRRVRRAAGYSWNEVNGKSHLFMVGGPLDAANG; translated from the exons ATGGAACAGAGAAGACCGGCGCGAAGTTATAATACGAGAAGACCAGCGCGAAGTTACAATCCGAGAAGACCAGCGCGAAAATACACTACGAGAAGACCAGCGCGAAAATACTTCACCATCGGAATTGGCTTGAAAGCCTGTTCCGGTATAGAAGCTGCTGAAAAAGGCGAACAGACTCTCGCCCGTGATGTAAAAATCGGATTAGAAGGCGAGGTCTTTATAACAAGCGCTGTAGCGGACATGCATGCGAACCGGGGAAAGAGGAAGGATGTACGCAATCTGTTTGAGAAAATGCCCCAGTGCGTCGAGGTGCCATGGAAAAGTCACAGGGATGTGGGATTCGTTTGTCTGAAGAAGGGAGAAGTCAAGAGGATGAATGGGCACCCTTTAGCTTTGACCAGGGCTTGTTCGATTTCAGCAGCTTCGGAACAAG TATATATAGGTTATGCATATTTTACTTCTATGGATGGAGATTATGGAGTCACACCAAGAATAAATTACTGTAATTGCATGGTTGGCCTTCTTTCCTGGGCAGGACAACTGACTGATGCAGAAACTCTAATCAAGGAAATGCCATTTTCTCTTGATATAGTTGTGTGGCCGACCTTACCTGGTGCCTGCACAATCCTTGGCAATCCAGAGTTTGGAGCTCCAATGGCACAACACATCTTTGAGTTGGATCCACAAGCTGATATATCATTTGGGATGCTATCTAGTAACTATGTTGGATTTAGCATACTGGATGAAGTAGCAGAAGTGAGGAAACTGATTAATGATCGGAGGGTTAGAAGGGCGGCAGGGTACAGCTGGAATGAAGTGAATGGCAAGTCGCATCTCTTTATGGTTGGGGGACCCCTCGATGCTGCAAATGGATGA
- the LOC131031025 gene encoding pentatricopeptide repeat-containing protein At4g02750 isoform X2 → MEQRRPARSYNTRRPARSYNPRRPARKYTTRRPARKYFTIGIGLKACSGIEAAEKGEQTLARDVKIGLEGEVFITSAVADMHANRGKRKDVRNLFEKMPQCVEVPWKSHRDVGFVCLKKGEVKRMNGHPLALTRACSISAASEQGQLTDAETLIKEMPFSLDIVVWPTLPGACTILGNPEFGAPMAQHIFELDPQADISFGMLSSNYVGFSILDEVAEVRKLINDRRVRRAAGYSWNEVNGKSHLFMVGGPLDAANG, encoded by the exons ATGGAACAGAGAAGACCGGCGCGAAGTTATAATACGAGAAGACCAGCGCGAAGTTACAATCCGAGAAGACCAGCGCGAAAATACACTACGAGAAGACCAGCGCGAAAATACTTCACCATCGGAATTGGCTTGAAAGCCTGTTCCGGTATAGAAGCTGCTGAAAAAGGCGAACAGACTCTCGCCCGTGATGTAAAAATCGGATTAGAAGGCGAGGTCTTTATAACAAGCGCTGTAGCGGACATGCATGCGAACCGGGGAAAGAGGAAGGATGTACGCAATCTGTTTGAGAAAATGCCCCAGTGCGTCGAGGTGCCATGGAAAAGTCACAGGGATGTGGGATTCGTTTGTCTGAAGAAGGGAGAAGTCAAGAGGATGAATGGGCACCCTTTAGCTTTGACCAGGGCTTGTTCGATTTCAGCAGCTTCGGAACAAG GACAACTGACTGATGCAGAAACTCTAATCAAGGAAATGCCATTTTCTCTTGATATAGTTGTGTGGCCGACCTTACCTGGTGCCTGCACAATCCTTGGCAATCCAGAGTTTGGAGCTCCAATGGCACAACACATCTTTGAGTTGGATCCACAAGCTGATATATCATTTGGGATGCTATCTAGTAACTATGTTGGATTTAGCATACTGGATGAAGTAGCAGAAGTGAGGAAACTGATTAATGATCGGAGGGTTAGAAGGGCGGCAGGGTACAGCTGGAATGAAGTGAATGGCAAGTCGCATCTCTTTATGGTTGGGGGACCCCTCGATGCTGCAAATGGATGA